A window from Actinomycetospora corticicola encodes these proteins:
- a CDS encoding DUF7352 domain-containing protein translates to MSNTTVYRYRLRVQPTEDVAMPAGARVLSVQRRDHGDGAVDLWAEVDPEQPDATIRVQLVGTGWAEIPAQPPARYVGTVQLGDGFVILHAYVTGDSDTDLERIASALADGTAT, encoded by the coding sequence ATGAGCAACACCACCGTCTACCGCTACCGCCTCCGCGTACAGCCCACCGAGGACGTGGCGATGCCCGCCGGTGCCCGGGTGCTCAGCGTGCAGCGCCGAGACCACGGCGACGGCGCTGTCGACCTGTGGGCCGAGGTCGACCCGGAGCAGCCCGACGCCACGATCCGCGTGCAGCTCGTCGGCACCGGCTGGGCCGAGATCCCCGCCCAGCCCCCGGCCCGCTACGTCGGCACCGTCCAGCTCGGCGACGGCTTCGTGATCCTCCACGCCTACGTCACCGGCGACAGCGACACCGACCTCGAGCGGATCGCCAGCGCGCTCGCCGATGGGACGGCAACGTGA